In the Nitrospirales bacterium LBB_01 genome, one interval contains:
- a CDS encoding N-acetylneuraminate synthase has product MNHDGSFGQAKAIIDSACGCGVDAVKFQTHIFEAESLPDAPAPEYFKSESRKEFFKRTSFTKDEWMVLKKHAQSRGVVFISSPFSLEAVDLLEDIALEVYKIPSGEVSNTPLLEKVAKTGKRILLSSGMSSWEELDRAVNAVRKFNDNLTVLQCTSSYPCGYDEVGLNLISEMRQRYGLPVGLSDHTQTIYASLTAVALGAVVIERHYTLSKEMYGPDAKFSIEPNEMRTLVEGIRAAEIMLNTSVDKDEKVRGLGSMKMIFEKSIVAAFDMSEGTVLSLENMAFKKPGDGIPAAQYESVSGRKLNKAVKKDHKFAQEDFY; this is encoded by the coding sequence ATGAACCATGACGGGTCGTTTGGGCAGGCTAAGGCAATTATAGATAGCGCCTGTGGCTGCGGCGTTGATGCGGTTAAGTTTCAAACCCATATATTTGAAGCAGAAAGCCTCCCTGATGCTCCGGCCCCTGAGTACTTTAAATCTGAATCAAGAAAAGAATTTTTTAAAAGAACATCTTTTACCAAAGATGAATGGATGGTGCTTAAAAAACATGCACAATCCAGAGGAGTTGTCTTTATATCGTCTCCGTTTTCACTTGAAGCTGTTGATTTACTTGAAGATATTGCTCTTGAAGTCTATAAAATCCCATCTGGTGAGGTCTCTAACACTCCGCTGCTTGAGAAAGTAGCAAAGACCGGTAAGAGAATATTGCTTTCCTCTGGGATGAGTAGTTGGGAGGAGTTGGACAGGGCGGTTAATGCTGTCAGAAAATTTAACGACAACCTTACTGTCCTTCAATGTACGTCATCGTATCCATGCGGTTACGATGAGGTCGGGCTTAATTTAATCTCTGAGATGAGGCAACGCTATGGCTTGCCTGTGGGACTGTCCGATCACACACAAACTATCTATGCCTCACTGACTGCTGTGGCTCTGGGAGCTGTTGTGATAGAGAGGCATTATACTCTAAGTAAGGAAATGTACGGTCCTGACGCCAAATTTTCCATTGAGCCTAATGAGATGAGAACGCTTGTTGAGGGCATACGGGCAGCTGAGATTATGCTAAACACAAGTGTGGATAAAGATGAGAAAGTCAGAGGGCTTGGTAGCATGAAAATGATTTTTGAAAAGAGCATTGTTGCTGCCTTTGATATGTCTGAGGGCACTGTGCTGTCTTTAGAAAATATGGCATTTAAAAAGCCCGGTGACGGCATTCCTGCGGCACAGTATGAATCAGTTTCAGGCAGAAAATTAAATAAAGCGGTGAAAAAAGATCATAAATTCGCGCAAGAGGATTTTTACTAA
- a CDS encoding cupin domain-containing protein: MDVSVVKPDEKELKDRGVNSWPIWSKEASKFDWFYDDTEECYILEGKVEVVTKDGKKVEFGKGDFVTFPKGLACSWEIKEAVRKHYNFK, translated from the coding sequence ATGGACGTTTCAGTAGTCAAACCTGACGAGAAAGAGCTAAAAGACCGTGGAGTTAATAGCTGGCCGATATGGAGCAAAGAGGCTTCGAAATTTGACTGGTTTTATGACGACACTGAGGAGTGTTACATCTTAGAGGGAAAAGTGGAGGTTGTAACAAAAGACGGAAAAAAAGTTGAGTTTGGAAAGGGAGATTTCGTTACTTTCCCAAAAGGGCTTGCGTGCAGTTGGGAAATTAAAGAGGCCGTAAGGAAACACTATAATTTTAAGTAG
- a CDS encoding YjbQ family protein, translating to MTVINETLTFSTRGRCDLINITEHVADVLTRSGIRQGTVTVFVVGSTAGITTFEYEPGLIKDMTDLYEKIAPSKSSYSHDATWGDANGFSHIRAAFTGPSLTIPFEDGSMYLGTWQQIVLADFDNRPRNRSIVVNIIGG from the coding sequence ATGACCGTAATAAATGAAACCCTGACTTTTAGCACAAGAGGACGCTGTGATTTGATAAACATAACAGAGCATGTCGCAGATGTGTTAACGCGTTCCGGTATCAGGCAAGGCACTGTGACGGTGTTTGTTGTGGGGTCAACGGCAGGCATAACCACTTTTGAGTACGAGCCGGGGTTAATTAAGGATATGACGGATTTATATGAAAAGATAGCGCCCTCTAAGTCCTCATATTCGCATGATGCCACATGGGGCGATGCTAATGGGTTTAGCCACATTCGGGCAGCCTTTACCGGGCCATCTTTGACCATTCCCTTTGAAGACGGCTCCATGTATTTGGGCACGTGGCAGCAGATCGTACTTGCCGATTTTGACAACAGGCCGAGAAACAGAAGCATAGTTGTAAACATTATCGGGGGATAA